The following proteins are co-located in the Fluviicola sp. genome:
- a CDS encoding gliding motility-associated C-terminal domain-containing protein has product MKSILLSILLLLINNFLFSQKAKNGDYTVSGTGIVLNAYTDVTANIAVGATSLTVTSNTLTNGPVLTTALAPGDLILIIQMQGASLDIVTTPAEPAPAGWGGNYTLSNSAMGDLGNMNNYRKDWGTVTNYNNSGKYEYAEVLSVSGSTGITVRCALKNSYTATGHVQVVRVPRLGNLTLNPSATVVPVAWNGATGGIVALEVNGTVNFGTNSKILASGYGFRGGVTDNTSNGPGNATDVGKPGYSAASEGGEKGEGIGGAATATGDLTITYYSRYGMGAAANGGGGGNYKNAGGGGGSNFGAGAYTGTGVLNPAYSAFYGLEPLSANSSGGGRGGYSGAQNDQNEATVGPNNSAWQADSRRKEGGLGGHPLTYDATRIFMGGGGGAGEMDNSQGGSGGAGGGIVFIQSYGSITGTGTIEANGANGQNSNPLNQTAGIGVKRGVDGAGGAGGGGAVIISNGTAIPATVTLSANGGNGGDNALNFGSFASGVEADGPGGGGAGGFVNYTSGTPAVSTNGGNSGIVTIAGSLTTNIVANFPPNGATNGSTGSSLATQPYYNLIANNAAVCSGSPATLSVTVQGTLPSPITNANITWYTTYTGNTSVGTGLTLNIPSATATTTYYVGFCPNGTFRIPVTVTVGGPTISGTAVVTNATCSAGGSITGLTTSGGAPTVTITWNGVTTPGMNLSNAAAGSYTVLVTDGIGCTATSGPYTIGTSGGPVINSTNMVVTNASCMGGGGSISGITATGTGLTYNWNSGAYSTLNISGLNAGTYNLVVTDNNGCTASLGPVNVGQNSGPVVSTTNMLVTATTCGANNGSITGITATGTGLTYNWNTGAYSTLDITGLSSGNYNLVVTDNIGCTASVGPVAIGTSSAPVINAGAVSITDAHCNQSNGAISGLTVSGGQPGYTYNWNSGAYSTLNLSGIQAGNYTLQVTDNLGCTANAGPFTVNNIAGPVINTSGVVITNETCAGNDGSITGITATGTGTLTYSWNLVASPTLDHTNIPGGTYGLLVSDAFGCNAIAGPFNVGQSPGPSISTSNMVVTGTTCGLNNGSITGITATGTGLTYNWNSGAYSTLDITGLSSGTYNLVVTDNMGCTASAGPVSIGASSNPVINSAAVSITDAHCNQSNGAISGLTVTGGQAGYTYNWNSGAYNTLNPSNIPSGTYNLLVTDNLGCTANAGPFTVNNIAGPTLNTTNGVATDETCAMNDGTISGLTATGTGTLTYTWNGVASPTLNQTNLSPGTYNVVVSDAFGCSVSGGPFTIDPVVPLILDQSSLSITNTCTNTGAISGLQITGGINPTFSWTNISATTLDISNLTPGNYTISVTDDQNCSVQQTFTVSNTSTLALNTNSAVISNDNCASGSGSIFGVTVSGGTIPYSYSWNTTPVQNTINAINLTTGNYTLTVTDNAGCQVNASFFVGVVPPPVIDMSGMIVTNESCQGNNGAINGIQVSGSGPFTYTWDGSSLTSLNISNLTAGMYTLSVTDVNGCVTSGALVVVGSDPSPNANFSISNPSASPGEVITFTSTSTGGPFQNYSWTVSGVGLVGTGSSATYNSMVEATYNMTLVIETVDGCIDSITKPFDIFGEIKIPNIVTANGDHTNDEFYITNLKPNSRLVIQNRWGNVVFESDNYKNNWGGVDMSGEKVDDGVYFYQLITADGKMWQGNVHLLID; this is encoded by the coding sequence ATGAAGTCTATCCTTCTTTCCATATTACTACTGTTAATCAACAACTTTTTATTCAGTCAGAAAGCCAAGAATGGTGATTATACCGTTAGCGGAACAGGGATTGTACTGAACGCATACACGGATGTCACCGCAAACATTGCTGTCGGTGCAACCTCTTTAACCGTTACTTCAAATACACTTACAAATGGACCTGTTCTAACAACAGCGTTGGCCCCGGGAGATTTGATCCTGATTATTCAAATGCAGGGAGCATCGCTGGATATTGTTACAACACCTGCTGAACCGGCTCCTGCCGGATGGGGTGGTAACTATACGCTTTCCAACAGTGCAATGGGAGATTTGGGGAATATGAATAATTACCGCAAAGACTGGGGAACGGTTACGAATTACAATAATTCCGGGAAATACGAATATGCAGAAGTCCTTTCTGTTTCCGGATCAACGGGTATTACCGTCAGATGTGCTTTGAAAAATTCATACACCGCAACAGGACACGTACAGGTAGTTCGTGTACCCAGACTTGGAAATTTGACTTTAAATCCAAGTGCTACTGTAGTTCCTGTAGCCTGGAACGGAGCTACCGGAGGTATTGTAGCTTTGGAAGTAAACGGAACAGTGAATTTCGGAACAAACTCTAAAATCCTTGCTTCCGGTTATGGTTTCAGAGGAGGGGTGACAGACAATACTTCAAACGGTCCGGGAAATGCCACGGATGTAGGAAAACCTGGGTATTCAGCTGCTTCTGAAGGTGGCGAAAAAGGAGAAGGAATCGGTGGAGCAGCAACTGCTACCGGAGATTTGACAATTACTTATTATTCCCGTTACGGAATGGGTGCTGCGGCCAACGGCGGCGGCGGCGGGAATTACAAAAATGCCGGCGGTGGTGGTGGTTCAAACTTCGGAGCAGGAGCTTATACCGGAACCGGTGTTCTAAATCCGGCTTATTCCGCTTTTTATGGGTTGGAGCCACTATCAGCAAATAGTTCGGGAGGTGGACGCGGAGGATATTCCGGTGCACAAAACGATCAGAATGAAGCAACAGTAGGCCCCAATAATTCTGCATGGCAAGCCGACAGCAGAAGAAAAGAAGGTGGATTAGGAGGACATCCTTTGACCTACGATGCAACCCGTATTTTTATGGGTGGTGGCGGTGGTGCCGGTGAAATGGACAACAGCCAGGGTGGAAGCGGTGGTGCCGGGGGCGGGATCGTTTTTATTCAATCATACGGATCTATTACCGGGACCGGTACTATAGAAGCAAACGGTGCTAACGGACAAAATTCGAATCCTCTAAACCAAACAGCCGGTATCGGAGTGAAAAGAGGAGTGGATGGAGCCGGTGGTGCTGGGGGAGGAGGTGCCGTTATTATTTCGAATGGTACGGCAATTCCTGCTACGGTGACTTTAAGTGCGAATGGAGGAAACGGTGGAGATAACGCGTTAAACTTTGGTTCGTTTGCATCCGGAGTGGAGGCAGATGGCCCCGGAGGTGGAGGAGCCGGTGGATTTGTGAATTACACTTCCGGAACCCCTGCGGTATCTACAAATGGCGGAAATAGCGGTATAGTTACTATCGCTGGGAGTTTAACTACCAATATCGTAGCGAATTTTCCTCCGAATGGTGCTACAAATGGTTCCACTGGTTCCAGTTTAGCGACACAACCTTATTACAATTTAATAGCAAACAACGCAGCGGTATGTAGCGGAAGTCCTGCTACTTTGTCGGTAACTGTTCAGGGTACTTTACCTTCACCGATTACCAATGCAAACATTACATGGTACACAACTTACACCGGAAATACTTCTGTGGGAACAGGATTAACGCTGAATATTCCATCAGCTACGGCAACAACAACCTATTATGTAGGCTTTTGCCCGAATGGAACATTCCGGATTCCGGTAACGGTTACCGTCGGAGGTCCGACTATTTCCGGAACGGCTGTAGTAACAAATGCAACCTGTTCGGCAGGCGGATCTATTACGGGACTGACAACTTCCGGTGGTGCACCAACAGTGACCATCACCTGGAACGGGGTTACAACTCCCGGTATGAATTTAAGCAACGCTGCGGCGGGTTCTTACACTGTTTTGGTCACTGACGGTATTGGTTGTACGGCAACTTCGGGTCCATACACGATCGGTACTTCCGGAGGCCCGGTAATCAATTCTACCAACATGGTGGTAACCAATGCGTCCTGTATGGGAGGTGGTGGATCTATTTCAGGAATTACTGCCACTGGAACCGGATTGACTTATAACTGGAATAGCGGTGCTTACTCCACTTTAAATATCTCAGGACTGAACGCAGGAACTTATAACCTGGTGGTTACGGATAACAACGGATGTACAGCTTCTTTGGGACCGGTTAACGTAGGACAAAACTCCGGACCGGTAGTCAGTACGACCAACATGCTTGTTACAGCAACGACCTGTGGAGCAAACAACGGAAGTATCACCGGAATCACCGCTACCGGAACAGGTTTGACCTATAACTGGAACACCGGAGCTTATTCCACTTTGGATATTACCGGTTTGAGCAGTGGAAATTACAACCTGGTTGTTACGGACAATATCGGGTGTACAGCTTCTGTAGGGCCGGTTGCCATCGGAACTTCCAGCGCTCCGGTTATTAATGCAGGAGCAGTTTCTATTACGGATGCACATTGTAACCAATCAAACGGGGCAATTTCGGGATTAACTGTTTCAGGCGGGCAACCGGGATACACTTACAACTGGAATTCGGGTGCTTATAGCACGCTGAACCTTTCCGGTATTCAGGCAGGAAATTATACTTTGCAGGTTACGGATAACCTGGGTTGTACCGCAAATGCAGGGCCTTTCACAGTTAACAACATTGCAGGACCGGTGATCAATACTTCCGGAGTGGTAATCACGAATGAAACCTGTGCCGGAAATGACGGATCAATCACCGGGATTACTGCAACGGGTACAGGAACTCTGACTTACAGTTGGAATTTGGTGGCAAGTCCTACTCTGGATCACACGAATATTCCGGGTGGAACTTACGGTTTGCTGGTTTCCGATGCTTTCGGATGTAATGCCATAGCAGGGCCATTTAATGTAGGCCAATCTCCTGGACCATCCATCAGTACTTCAAACATGGTGGTTACCGGTACAACCTGCGGATTGAATAATGGAAGCATCACCGGAATTACTGCAACGGGAACAGGACTAACCTACAACTGGAATTCGGGTGCTTATTCAACGTTGGATATTACCGGTTTGAGCAGTGGGACCTATAACCTGGTCGTAACTGATAATATGGGCTGTACGGCTTCTGCAGGACCGGTTTCTATCGGAGCTTCAAGCAATCCGGTGATCAATTCGGCAGCTGTTTCCATTACGGACGCACATTGTAACCAATCAAACGGAGCGATTTCAGGATTGACCGTTACAGGCGGGCAAGCAGGATATACCTACAACTGGAATTCCGGAGCTTACAATACTTTGAATCCTTCAAATATTCCTTCCGGTACTTACAATTTGCTGGTTACTGACAACTTAGGATGTACTGCCAACGCAGGTCCTTTTACGGTTAACAACATCGCGGGGCCTACACTGAACACCACCAATGGTGTTGCAACGGATGAAACCTGTGCGATGAATGACGGAACAATTTCCGGCCTTACTGCTACGGGTACAGGAACTTTGACATATACCTGGAACGGAGTAGCGAGTCCTACTTTAAATCAAACGAATTTATCTCCGGGAACTTACAACGTAGTCGTTTCAGACGCATTCGGATGCAGTGTAAGCGGCGGGCCGTTTACAATTGATCCGGTGGTTCCATTGATCCTCGATCAAAGTTCTTTGTCGATCACAAATACTTGTACCAACACAGGTGCTATCAGTGGATTGCAGATCACCGGAGGAATTAATCCGACATTTTCCTGGACAAATATCAGTGCTACAACGCTGGATATTTCGAATCTGACACCCGGAAACTACACAATCAGCGTGACAGATGATCAAAACTGCTCCGTGCAGCAAACGTTTACGGTTTCAAATACATCGACTCTTGCTTTAAATACGAATAGTGCAGTCATTTCCAATGATAATTGTGCTTCGGGATCGGGATCCATTTTTGGAGTAACTGTTTCAGGTGGAACGATTCCATATTCCTATTCCTGGAACACTACACCGGTTCAGAATACGATCAATGCTATAAATCTGACGACCGGAAATTACACCCTGACAGTTACGGATAATGCCGGTTGCCAGGTGAATGCAAGCTTTTTTGTAGGAGTTGTTCCGCCGCCGGTAATAGATATGTCGGGAATGATTGTAACGAATGAAAGCTGCCAGGGAAATAACGGGGCGATCAACGGTATCCAGGTTTCCGGAAGCGGGCCGTTTACTTATACCTGGGACGGATCTTCATTGACTTCTTTGAATATTTCGAATTTGACTGCGGGAATGTACACTTTGTCAGTAACGGATGTGAACGGATGTGTAACAAGCGGAGCTCTGGTAGTTGTTGGTTCGGATCCATCTCCGAATGCCAATTTCTCGATCTCTAATCCGAGTGCATCTCCGGGCGAAGTGATTACTTTTACCAGTACAAGTACAGGCGGGCCTTTCCAGAATTACAGCTGGACCGTTTCAGGAGTAGGTTTGGTAGGAACAGGATCTTCTGCCACTTACAATTCAATGGTCGAGGCAACTTACAACATGACTTTGGTTATAGAAACCGTTGACGGATGTATCGATTCCATTACGAAACCGTTTGATATCTTCGGAGAGATCAAAATTCCGAACATCGTAACGGCTAACGGAGATCATACCAACGATGAGTTCTACATCACGAATTTGAAACCGAACTCCAGACTGGTGATCCAGAATCGTTGGGGGAATGTGGTGTTTGAATCGGACAACTATAAAAATAATTGGGGAGGTGTTGATATGAGCGGAGAAAAAGTGGATGACGGGGTTTATTTCTACCAATTAATAACTGCGGACGGTAAAATGTGGCAGGGAAATGTTCATTTGCTCATTGATTAA
- a CDS encoding YkgJ family cysteine cluster protein, which produces MNLKELTDYGKAEKEFFTKWIKKAKKVNNRTLDEQFHSLHNEAFRKIDCLACANCCKTTSPIFRDVDIKRLSKRLRMPESKFIDTYLRIDEDQDYVLRTAPCPFLGADNYCSVYEDRPLACREYPHTDRKNMYQILQLTRKNMEVCPAVSYIMKEISKKI; this is translated from the coding sequence ATGAATTTGAAAGAACTGACCGATTATGGAAAGGCGGAGAAGGAATTTTTCACCAAGTGGATCAAAAAGGCCAAAAAGGTGAATAACCGGACACTGGATGAACAATTCCATTCCTTACACAACGAAGCATTTCGCAAAATCGATTGTCTGGCCTGTGCAAATTGCTGTAAAACTACCAGCCCAATTTTCCGGGATGTGGATATCAAGCGCTTATCCAAACGTTTGCGCATGCCGGAAAGCAAATTCATCGATACTTACTTAAGAATTGACGAAGATCAGGATTACGTGCTGCGAACCGCTCCGTGTCCTTTTTTAGGGGCCGATAATTATTGTTCCGTATACGAAGACAGGCCTTTGGCATGCAGGGAATATCCGCACACGGACCGGAAGAATATGTACCAGATTTTACAACTAACCAGAAAGAACATGGAAGTGTGTCCGGCAGTGAGTTATATCATGAAGGAAATATCCAAAAAAATATAA
- a CDS encoding NAD(P)/FAD-dependent oxidoreductase, with product MEKFDLVIIGGGPAGYAAAMRGIDYGKRVCLIEKDRVGGAGVYNGALSSKTLWEISQKVASVNDTIGGKGREKFYLSWQDVDATVDEAVFERKFQYSCHLKLLQTETMDKLLKYERGTASFLSPHEVEIVQHDGDRTVVYGENIIIASGSRPRKMKDVNVDEQTILTSDGIENLTDYPKSLVIVGAGVIGCEYATIFSNFGKTKVYLIDRADRILPFEDPDISAIVSENLEEKGVTIHHNAQLERLENLGNEVEYELSYPDGSREVIRVEKALLSIGRVPNIESLKMENAGVLMSKRGQHIGDDDTVTNVPHIYAVGDVSGRIALVNMGEIEARHAVERAFGTIRERLSYDNVCTIMFLQPEVAAVGINEMQCIEKNIPVKIVKIDYSVIARAIAMRKTEGFFKIIVTNDSDMKVLGMRAVGEHASTAIQTIGLIMKLGLPIHVIAELVHPHPSIAEGIQECVRMLLNRSLFKSSVFKDKLACYSLVDGVKTPLERL from the coding sequence ATGGAAAAATTTGATTTAGTTATTATCGGTGGCGGGCCTGCAGGTTATGCAGCAGCCATGCGAGGAATTGACTACGGTAAACGTGTCTGCCTGATCGAGAAAGACCGCGTGGGAGGCGCAGGTGTTTACAACGGCGCTTTGTCATCCAAAACATTGTGGGAAATTTCCCAGAAAGTTGCATCGGTAAATGACACGATCGGTGGTAAGGGACGGGAGAAATTTTACCTTTCCTGGCAAGATGTGGATGCTACCGTTGACGAAGCCGTTTTTGAGCGCAAATTCCAGTATTCCTGCCACTTAAAGCTACTTCAAACGGAAACGATGGACAAACTGCTGAAATACGAACGCGGAACAGCCAGTTTCCTTTCCCCGCATGAAGTAGAGATTGTTCAGCACGATGGTGACCGCACGGTTGTCTACGGAGAAAACATCATTATTGCCAGCGGAAGCCGTCCCCGCAAAATGAAGGACGTGAATGTGGACGAACAAACAATTCTGACCAGTGACGGTATTGAAAACCTGACGGATTATCCCAAAAGTCTCGTAATCGTCGGAGCCGGAGTCATTGGTTGTGAATATGCCACGATCTTTTCAAACTTCGGAAAAACCAAAGTATACCTGATTGACCGGGCAGACCGCATTCTTCCTTTTGAAGACCCGGATATTTCGGCGATTGTGAGTGAGAACCTGGAAGAAAAAGGAGTTACTATCCATCACAATGCCCAGTTGGAACGCCTGGAAAACCTCGGAAATGAAGTAGAATATGAATTGAGCTATCCGGATGGATCAAGAGAAGTGATCCGCGTGGAAAAAGCGCTGCTTTCCATTGGACGTGTTCCGAATATTGAAAGCCTTAAAATGGAAAATGCCGGTGTTTTGATGTCCAAACGCGGACAACACATCGGTGATGACGATACGGTAACGAATGTTCCGCATATTTATGCGGTCGGAGACGTTTCAGGACGGATTGCTTTGGTGAATATGGGAGAAATTGAAGCCCGGCATGCCGTTGAAAGAGCATTCGGGACCATCCGTGAACGCCTGAGCTATGACAACGTTTGTACGATCATGTTCCTGCAGCCGGAAGTTGCTGCTGTGGGGATCAATGAAATGCAGTGCATTGAAAAAAATATCCCGGTAAAAATCGTAAAGATTGATTATTCGGTGATTGCCCGCGCCATTGCCATGCGCAAAACTGAAGGATTTTTCAAGATTATCGTAACCAACGACAGCGATATGAAAGTACTAGGAATGCGCGCTGTGGGAGAACATGCTTCTACTGCTATCCAAACCATCGGGCTGATCATGAAATTAGGGCTTCCTATTCATGTGATTGCAGAACTCGTTCATCCCCACCCTTCTATTGCCGAAGGAATCCAGGAATGTGTGAGAATGCTGTTAAACCGTTCGTTATTCAAATCGTCTGTATTCAAAGACAAACTGGCTTGTTATTCGCTGGTTGACGGTGTGAAAACACCGTTGGAACGTCTATAA
- a CDS encoding tetrahydrofolate dehydrogenase/cyclohydrolase catalytic domain-containing protein, whose protein sequence is MQILSGKDASEVIKKELAIQVAERKAAGKKIPHLAAILVGKDGGSVTYVNNKLKACEEIGFESTLIRYDDSISEETLLKKIQSLNEDKSIDGYIVQLPLPAHIDEMKVTLSIDPKKDVDGFHPINVGNMMLNIPGFVPATPAGIVELMRRYKVQTAGKNCVVVGRSNIVGTPLSLLLGKNTDPGNCTVTLVHSKSENIKEICSQADILVAAVGIPGFITADMVKEGAVVIDVGTTRIEDPTRERGWRLAGDVDFKEVAPKTSAITPVPGGVGPMTIASLMINTLKAMDLKGK, encoded by the coding sequence ATGCAGATATTAAGTGGTAAGGACGCTTCCGAAGTAATCAAAAAAGAATTAGCTATTCAGGTTGCCGAGCGCAAAGCTGCAGGAAAGAAAATTCCTCATTTGGCAGCAATTTTGGTTGGAAAGGACGGTGGTTCTGTTACTTACGTCAATAACAAGTTGAAAGCATGTGAGGAAATCGGTTTTGAAAGTACGTTGATCCGTTACGACGATTCGATTTCGGAGGAAACACTTTTAAAGAAGATTCAATCCCTGAACGAAGATAAAAGTATCGACGGATACATTGTACAGCTTCCGCTTCCGGCCCATATCGATGAAATGAAAGTGACGTTGTCCATTGACCCGAAGAAAGACGTGGATGGTTTTCACCCGATCAACGTAGGAAACATGATGCTGAACATTCCGGGATTTGTTCCTGCAACACCTGCGGGAATCGTGGAATTGATGCGTCGCTACAAAGTTCAGACTGCCGGTAAGAATTGTGTGGTTGTAGGAAGAAGTAATATCGTAGGAACACCTTTGAGCTTGCTTTTAGGGAAAAATACAGATCCCGGAAATTGCACGGTAACACTCGTGCATTCCAAATCGGAAAATATCAAAGAAATTTGTTCTCAGGCCGATATTTTGGTTGCGGCAGTCGGAATCCCGGGATTCATCACGGCTGACATGGTGAAAGAAGGTGCTGTTGTGATCGATGTCGGAACTACACGTATCGAAGATCCGACCAGAGAAAGAGGCTGGAGATTGGCCGGTGACGTCGACTTCAAGGAAGTAGCTCCGAAAACGTCAGCGATTACGCCGGTTCCTGGTGGAGTAGGACCAATGACAATCGCGTCGTTGATGATCAATACGCTGAAAGCAATGGACTTGAAAGGAAAATAA
- a CDS encoding ATP-dependent Clp protease ATP-binding subunit, with amino-acid sequence MEAKFSPRVKDVLSFSREEALRLGNDFIGVEHFLLGILREGEGNAVRILTGFNLDLQKLKAELEKPLLEASKSNSPVGANIPLVKQAERLLKITYLEAKLFKSPMIGTEHLLLSMLKDEDSVVCRVLNRYGVNYNTVHEELENMVDENKLPRAEMSSSSEDDDQTFGASQRKASDPKSKTPVLDNFGRDLTKMAEAGKLDPIVGREKEIERVSQILSRRKKNNPILIGEPGVGKSAIAEGLALRIVQRKVSRVLFNKRIISLDLASMVAGTKYRGQFEERMKAVMSEIEKNPDIILFIDEIHTIIGAGGASGSLDASNMFKPALARGEMQAIGATTLDEYRQYIEKDGALERRFQKVLIEPTSIEETIQILNNIKERYEDHHMVTYTDEALAACVKLTERYITDRHLPDKAIDALDEVGSRVHITNINVPQDIIDIEQEIEALKDQKNEVIKSQQYEKAAELRDSERKLQDRLEEAKKRWEEDSKAKRVVVTEEDVAEVVSMMCGIPVTRVAQTEMGKLATMADELQGKVIGQDEAVEKVVKAIQRNRAGLKDPNKPIGSFFFLGPTGVGKTQLAKVLAKYLFDSEDSLIRIDMSEYMEKFSISRLVGAPPGYVGYEEGGQLTEKVRRKPYSIILLDEIEKAHPDVFNLLLQVLDDGHMTDGLGRKIDFKNTILIMTSNIGARQLADFGTGVGFGTKSQNDQRDENAKTVIQNALRKAFAPEFLNRIDDMIIFHSLTRESIHKIIDLELVKLFERIAVLGYHASMTEKAKDFIVDKGYDEKFGARPLKRAIQKYIEDPLAEEIIKANLHEGDTIVLDIDEANASLKISIEKGKTKAAKK; translated from the coding sequence ATGGAAGCGAAATTTTCACCCCGGGTAAAAGACGTACTCAGCTTCAGTCGAGAAGAAGCTTTGCGTTTGGGGAATGACTTTATTGGGGTAGAACATTTCTTGCTTGGAATCTTGCGTGAAGGAGAGGGGAACGCTGTGCGGATCCTGACCGGATTCAACCTGGATCTACAAAAGTTAAAAGCAGAATTAGAAAAACCATTGCTGGAGGCATCAAAATCGAATTCGCCTGTCGGTGCGAATATCCCTCTGGTAAAACAAGCAGAACGTTTGTTAAAAATTACATATTTGGAAGCGAAATTGTTCAAGAGCCCTATGATCGGTACTGAACATTTGTTACTTTCGATGTTAAAGGATGAAGATTCCGTAGTTTGCAGGGTACTGAACCGCTACGGAGTTAATTATAATACAGTTCACGAGGAATTAGAGAATATGGTCGACGAAAATAAATTACCAAGAGCAGAAATGTCGTCTTCTTCCGAAGATGATGATCAAACATTTGGAGCAAGCCAGCGCAAAGCGAGTGACCCTAAGTCTAAAACTCCGGTTTTGGATAATTTCGGGCGTGACCTTACGAAAATGGCAGAAGCCGGAAAACTGGATCCAATTGTTGGACGTGAGAAAGAAATTGAGCGGGTGTCTCAGATCTTATCACGCAGAAAAAAGAATAACCCGATTTTGATCGGAGAGCCCGGAGTAGGGAAAAGTGCTATCGCAGAAGGATTGGCACTGAGAATCGTGCAGCGAAAAGTTTCACGCGTATTATTTAATAAACGAATCATTTCGTTGGATCTGGCTTCGATGGTCGCAGGTACAAAATACCGCGGTCAGTTCGAAGAAAGAATGAAGGCAGTGATGTCTGAAATCGAAAAGAACCCGGATATTATTTTGTTTATTGATGAGATCCACACCATCATCGGTGCGGGTGGTGCAAGTGGTTCACTGGATGCTTCCAACATGTTCAAACCGGCTTTGGCACGTGGAGAAATGCAGGCAATCGGTGCTACAACCTTGGACGAGTACAGACAGTACATCGAGAAAGACGGTGCTTTGGAACGTCGTTTCCAGAAAGTATTGATCGAGCCTACAAGCATCGAAGAAACGATCCAGATCCTGAACAACATCAAGGAGCGTTACGAAGATCACCACATGGTGACTTACACGGACGAAGCATTGGCTGCCTGTGTGAAATTGACCGAGCGTTATATCACAGACAGGCACTTACCGGATAAAGCAATCGATGCTTTGGACGAAGTTGGTTCCCGTGTACACATCACAAACATCAATGTTCCGCAGGATATTATCGATATCGAGCAGGAAATTGAGGCTTTGAAAGATCAAAAGAACGAAGTAATCAAATCGCAGCAATACGAAAAAGCGGCTGAACTGCGTGATTCTGAGCGTAAGTTACAGGATCGCCTGGAAGAAGCGAAAAAACGCTGGGAAGAAGATTCCAAAGCGAAACGTGTTGTGGTAACGGAAGAAGACGTTGCAGAAGTGGTTTCCATGATGTGTGGAATTCCTGTAACACGTGTTGCTCAAACTGAAATGGGTAAATTGGCTACTATGGCTGATGAGCTTCAGGGGAAAGTAATCGGACAGGATGAAGCAGTTGAAAAAGTGGTGAAAGCCATTCAGCGAAACAGAGCAGGATTGAAAGATCCGAACAAGCCGATCGGTTCGTTCTTCTTCCTGGGGCCAACAGGTGTCGGTAAGACACAATTGGCAAAAGTACTGGCGAAATATCTGTTTGATTCGGAAGATTCACTGATCCGTATCGATATGTCGGAATACATGGAGAAATTCTCTATTTCCCGATTGGTCGGAGCGCCTCCGGGATATGTGGGATACGAAGAAGGTGGACAATTGACGGAGAAAGTAAGACGTAAACCTTATTCCATCATCTTGCTGGATGAGATCGAGAAAGCACATCCGGATGTATTCAATCTGTTGTTGCAGGTATTGGATGACGGACACATGACAGACGGTTTAGGTCGTAAGATCGACTTTAAGAACACGATCCTGATTATGACTTCGAACATCGGAGCACGCCAGTTGGCAGACTTCGGAACAGGAGTTGGTTTCGGAACGAAATCCCAGAATGATCAGCGCGACGAAAATGCGAAGACAGTTATCCAGAACGCATTGAGAAAAGCGTTTGCGCCGGAATTCCTGAACCGTATTGATGATATGATCATTTTCCACTCGTTAACGAGAGAAAGTATTCACAAGATCATCGACCTGGAGTTGGTGAAATTGTTTGAGCGTATTGCAGTATTGGGTTACCATGCTTCCATGACGGAAAAAGCGAAGGATTTCATTGTAGACAAAGGATACGATGAGAAATTCGGAGCAAGACCGTTGAAAAGAGCGATCCAGAAATACATTGAAGATCCGTTGGCAGAAGAGATTATCAAAGCAAATCTGCACGAAGGAGATACAATCGTACTGGATATCGATGAAGCAAATGCAAGCTTGAAAATTTCCATTGAAAAAGGAAAGACAAAGGCAGCTAAGAAATAA